A stretch of the Dyella telluris genome encodes the following:
- the cysG gene encoding siroheme synthase CysG — protein MKLYPLFADVSGLPVLVVGGGSVALRKAKALLDAGADVWVGAPRFEPEVVAWIEAGKVQGRHGEFEPAWLDGMWLVIAATDDRALNASIAAQAKERRTFANVVDDAALSQFHVPAVVDRAPLTVAISTAGAAPAIGRRIREQLERVLDHSLGALVALAQQHRARIVGRFPDTAARRGFYDWLHDGPVLSLLRQAKPGQAGQALQEALEDERPPGSKGSVALVGAGPGHPGLLTLQALRELQQADVILYDQLVSPEVLAMARRDAECIDVGKRCGGRQVAQEHTHRLMLAHAREGRRVVRLKGGDPFVFGRGGEELAYLRRHGVDCDVVPGITAAVACAAFAGIPLTHRDHAQSLCLLTAHGKDAADTLGDQVSGHPRQTLAIYMGVEKLEALATELISRGRDAATPCAIIENGTLPRQRVMVATLATLTSQARRHALKTPALLIIGEVAAFARQHAWYGELVDDAGHEVGTVPVEMEAV, from the coding sequence ATGAAGCTCTATCCCTTGTTTGCCGATGTGAGCGGTCTTCCCGTGCTGGTGGTAGGCGGTGGCAGCGTGGCGCTGCGAAAGGCCAAGGCCTTGCTGGATGCCGGCGCCGACGTATGGGTGGGAGCCCCGCGTTTCGAGCCAGAAGTGGTCGCGTGGATCGAGGCTGGCAAAGTGCAGGGAAGGCATGGCGAGTTCGAGCCGGCCTGGCTTGACGGCATGTGGCTGGTCATCGCCGCTACGGATGATCGCGCGCTCAACGCAAGCATCGCGGCGCAGGCAAAAGAGCGACGCACCTTTGCCAACGTGGTGGACGATGCCGCGCTGTCGCAATTCCATGTGCCCGCCGTGGTGGATCGCGCACCGTTGACGGTGGCGATATCCACGGCCGGCGCCGCGCCGGCGATCGGGCGCCGGATCCGCGAGCAGTTGGAGCGCGTGCTCGACCACTCGCTGGGGGCGCTGGTGGCACTGGCGCAGCAGCACCGTGCACGCATCGTGGGTCGCTTCCCTGATACCGCTGCACGACGAGGCTTCTACGACTGGCTGCACGATGGTCCGGTGCTGTCGCTGCTACGGCAGGCTAAGCCGGGGCAGGCCGGGCAAGCCCTGCAGGAGGCGCTGGAGGACGAAAGGCCGCCGGGCAGCAAGGGTTCGGTGGCCTTGGTGGGGGCGGGTCCGGGGCACCCCGGCCTGCTGACGCTGCAGGCGCTGCGTGAGCTGCAGCAGGCGGATGTAATCCTGTATGACCAGCTGGTGAGTCCCGAGGTGCTGGCCATGGCACGGCGCGATGCTGAATGCATTGACGTGGGCAAGCGATGCGGTGGTCGGCAGGTGGCGCAGGAACATACCCATCGGCTGATGCTGGCCCACGCGCGCGAAGGGCGCCGCGTGGTGCGCCTGAAAGGCGGCGATCCCTTTGTGTTCGGGCGCGGCGGCGAAGAACTCGCCTACCTGCGCCGGCATGGGGTGGACTGCGACGTGGTGCCGGGCATCACGGCGGCCGTCGCTTGTGCGGCATTCGCCGGCATACCGCTTACGCATCGCGACCATGCACAGTCGCTTTGCCTGCTCACGGCGCACGGCAAGGACGCGGCGGATACGCTGGGCGACCAGGTGTCCGGCCATCCCCGCCAGACCCTGGCGATCTACATGGGTGTGGAGAAGCTTGAAGCGCTGGCAACAGAACTGATCTCCCGTGGGCGCGATGCGGCAACCCCTTGCGCCATCATCGAGAACGGGACGCTGCCGCGACAACGCGTGATGGTCGCCACACTGGCCACGCTGACGTCGCAGGCCCGTCGCCACGCGCTGAAGACACCGGCGCTGCTGATCATCGGCGAGGTCGCGGCGTTCGCACGCCAGCACGCGTGGTACGGCGAACTGGTGGATGATGCCGGGCATGAGGTTGGCACGGTGCCGGTAGAGATGGAGGCGGTTTGA
- a CDS encoding uroporphyrinogen-III synthase, with translation MHEAVGTEGPLGGRCIAVPESRELDVFAALLERRGASVLRCPLVDIRNAADPAPVLAWIREINAGTCDDLLVFTGEGLHRLLGAIDRHEPGLRTPFVEQLAAMRIIARGPKPGRVLRELGLRPDVVVEPATTQGMIGYLQQLDLHGRRVGVQLYGTDPNTPLMDFLAAAGAIVRPVAPYRYADASDDAAVTTLMQRMTGGGIDAVAFTSLQQVERLFRLADRLGQRGAWQAALSQTVVAAVGPLVVESLARHGVAVQAVPEGSYYLKPLTQALIGALAR, from the coding sequence ATGCATGAGGCTGTGGGCACGGAAGGGCCGCTGGGCGGCCGTTGCATTGCCGTTCCCGAATCGCGGGAGCTGGACGTGTTTGCCGCGTTGCTGGAGCGTCGTGGCGCCAGCGTGCTGCGCTGCCCGCTGGTGGATATCCGCAATGCCGCCGATCCCGCTCCGGTGCTGGCATGGATACGCGAGATCAACGCGGGTACCTGCGATGACCTGCTCGTGTTCACGGGCGAGGGCCTGCATCGGTTGCTGGGCGCGATCGACCGCCACGAGCCGGGGTTGCGCACGCCATTCGTCGAGCAGCTTGCCGCGATGCGCATCATCGCTCGCGGTCCCAAGCCGGGGCGCGTGCTGCGCGAACTGGGCCTGCGTCCTGACGTGGTGGTCGAGCCCGCCACCACGCAGGGGATGATCGGGTATCTACAGCAGCTTGACCTGCATGGCCGGCGCGTAGGGGTGCAGTTGTACGGCACCGATCCCAACACGCCGCTGATGGACTTCCTGGCGGCGGCCGGTGCCATCGTGCGCCCGGTCGCGCCCTATCGCTATGCCGATGCCTCTGACGATGCAGCGGTGACCACGCTGATGCAGCGCATGACCGGGGGCGGCATCGACGCGGTGGCCTTCACCAGCCTGCAGCAGGTGGAGCGGCTCTTTCGCCTGGCCGACCGGCTCGGGCAGCGGGGTGCCTGGCAGGCGGCCCTGTCGCAAACGGTGGTGGCAGCCGTGGGCCCGCTGGTGGTGGAGTCGCTGGCGCGGCATGGCGTGGCGGTGCAGGCCGTTCCGGAAGGCAGCTATTACCTGAAACCGCTGACGCAGGCGTTGATCGGCGCGCTCGCCCGGTAA